One region of Eretmochelys imbricata isolate rEreImb1 chromosome 2, rEreImb1.hap1, whole genome shotgun sequence genomic DNA includes:
- the LRRC61 gene encoding leucine-rich repeat-containing protein 61 isoform X1 codes for MLPVKKSKLRKRRTVGSSAMLSPGVCATLPRAVAERAVGAFPFAIAGTADAHLRHLPLGSDHEHVPEIEIKLEFSDEEEEGHEGSKLGFVAACGEGSHEKRKAELAPQGAGSQPQVTAGWQPPSSMLDVDKAVLEGWAANRTTPPAFGLPVRTRRRKTTSEVWQFFSPDASDPCRAVCTLCQASIGRGKLRGHCNTTALKRHLEGKHPLEWGQRKRAGGGAQEEEENEEEEEEQMVKGFPLQDTVFGTSHALCSHTQALSSAPPQVPQGAPRFPYVISDSSEEEEEEEGQGRAGTTVTDSSPESSEEESRESSKLLPQDRGMGRKGRVQAGHCKPDLATPYLEVLVGQGLPKSGQLSRPNHPLVPPGTKRRKSTSAVWQFFYIDCSNVCRAVCTLCQVSVSRGKLGSHFGTSALMRHLEGKHPLEWGRGRAAGAPATPPGSTRSERLSLGPAEDEEPVEDLSLTSPIASDPLRLPCISTGGAPVPLCDSWQSEAPPEGKADEALPTSAALLLPSRNQAGLAKRCEDVPGKYTSNHPQAQAWNRSIAELLCGMALPCSFVSAKPFHQFMAQADPRYHVPSPAFFSHKAVPQLRQAVGLRLALELQQASVSRVHLSARTWAQGPAGAYLALAAHWLASRSESGQPRPCSRRRRAVLCVRALQEEQALGGVQQVLAEQLQLWLAQNSLSPGFLVSGGSPGVERAAKDGGHTHIPCFAHCLSQLVLGFLRLHRSIEGTLGAARAICAHFARSPEARRGLAELQRQHGLAPRRLKQEATASWASTYYMLERLLALQPAVQEYVGKCQVGEAGLALSAPQWTLMRSLVELLQPFEMAVREASAAEASLSQVLPQVRYLHIFLQQIRLRFESQAGEGAGSAVRLAESLALQLSSEPRLSEMFHRQEYVLATLLDPRFKGRMDAILPLGSDLDHWKQLLVRKVKELLASPSGCPSSPWNAQPGKAFCVDTALQPLEAELGPGEPHQDRGLSGMGSAVPPLIQKEKTLTEHLESVGLLASEGRGASLPTESHLACVMVERYLRDNQTIGAREDPLGYWEKRHWLWPALAKLAMLYLSCPPSGAFSERIFTAPDSPFSERRPPQEESAEHLVFLRANLGNFPDYRPPPLICSENDSAGSSSGEEGTRPA; via the coding sequence GAGAAGAGGAAAGCAGAGCTGGCCCCCCAAGGTGCGGGCAGCCAGCCTCAAGTCACGGCCGGCTGGCAACCCCCTTCCTCCATGCTGGATGTAGACAAGGCTGTCCTGGAGGGATGGGCAGCAAATCGCACCACACCTCCGGCCTTTGGTCTCCCTGTCCGCACCCGGCGCCGCAAGACCACCTCCGAGGTCTGGCAGTTCTTCTCCCCGGACGCCAGCGACCCCTGCCGGGCCGTCTGCACCCTGTGCCAGGCTAGCATTGGGCGCGGCAAGTTGAGGGGCCACTGCAACACCACCGCCCTCAAGCGCCATCTGGAGGGCAAGCACccgctggagtgggggcagaggaagagagcagggggcggggcccaggaggaggaggagaatgaggaggaggaggaagagcagatGGTGAAGGGGTTTCCCTTGCAGGACACTGTGTTTGGCACCAGCCATGCTTTGTGTTCCCACACCCAAGCCCTCAGCAGCGCGCCCCCCCAAGTGCCCCAGGGTGCCCCCCGCTTCCCATATGTGATCAGCGACTccagtgaggaagaggaggaggaggaggggcagggaagggcaggCACCACAGTCACTGATTCCTCCCCAGAGTCCAGCGAGGAGGAAAGCCGTGAGAGTAGCAAGCTGCTGCCCCAGGACAGGGGGATGGGCAGGAAGGGCAGGGTCCAAGCAGGGCACTGCAAGCCAGACCTGGCCACACCCTACCTGGAGGTGCTAGTGGGCCAGGGGCTCCCCAAGTCCGGGCAGCTCAGCCGCCCCAACCACCCGCTGGTGCCACCAGGCACGAAGCGCCGCAAGTCCACCTCGGCCGTCTGGCAGTTCTTTTACATCGACTGCAGCAATGTGTGCCGGGCTGTCTGCACCCTGTGCCAGGTCAGCGTTAGCCGTGGCAAACTGGGCAGCCACTTCGGCACCTCGGCCCTCATGCGCCACCTGGAGGGCAAGCATCcgctggagtgggggcgggggagggctgcTGGCGCCCCTGCCACTCCTCCCGGCAGCACCCGGTCCGagaggctgagcctggggccGGCGGAGGACGAGGAGCCCGTGGAGGACCTGTCTCTCACCTCGCCCATAGCGTCGGACCCCCTGAGATTGCCCTGCATCAGCACTGGCGGGGCCCCAGTTCCCTTGTGTGACAGCTGGCAGAGCGAGGCGCCTCCTGAAGGCAAGGCGGACGAAGCCCTGCCCACctcagctgccctgctgctcccaAGCAGGAACCAAGCCGGCCTGGCTAAGCGGTGCGAGGATGTGCCCGGCAAATACACCTCCAACCACCCGCAAGCGCAGGCCTGGAACCGCAGCATTGCCGAGCTGCTCTGCGGcatggccctgccctgctccttcgtCTCGGCCAAGCCCTTCCACCAGTTCATGGCGCAGGCTGACCCGCGCTACCATGTCCCCTCGCCGGCCTTCTTCTCCCACAAGGCAGTGCCCCAGCTGCGCCAGGCTGTCGGCCTGCGCCtggccctggagctgcagcaggcCAGTGTCAGCCGGGTGCACCTCAGTGCCCGCACGTGGGCCCAGGGGCCGGCAGGGGCGTACCTGGCGCTGGCAGCCCACTGGCTGGCATCCCGCTCGGAGTCAGGCCAGCCCCGGCCCTGCAGCCGGCGCAGGCGGGCGGTGCTGTGCGTGCGGGCTCTGCAGGAGGAGCAGGCGTTGGGTGGCGTGCAGCAGGTGTTGGCTGAGCAGCTccagctgtggctggcccagaACTCCCTGAGCCCCGGCTTCCTGGTCTCGGGCGGCAGCCCTGGCGTGGAGCGGGCCGCGAAGGACGGTGGCCACACTCACATCCCCTGCTTCGCTCACTGCCTGAGCCAGCTGGTGCTGGGCTTCCTGCGGCTCCACCGCAGCATCGAGGGCACGCTGGGGGCGGCCCGCGCCATCTGCGCCCACTTCGCCCGCTCCCCGGAGGCCAGGAGGGGGCTGGCGGAGCTGCAGCGGCAGCACGGCTTGGCCCCGCGCCGGCTGAAGCAGGAGGCCACGGCGAGCTGGGCCTCCACCTACTACATGCTGGAGCGGCTGCTGGCGCTGCAGCCGGCCGTACAGGAGTACGTGGGCAAGTGCCAGGTGGGCGAGGCTGGCCTGGCCCTGAGCGCCCCCCAGTGGACGCTGATGCGCAGCCtggtggagctgctgcagcccttcGAGATGGCCGTGCGGGAGGCGAGCGCGGCCGAGGCCTCACTGAGCCAGGTGCTGCCGCAGGTGCGCTACCTGCACATCTTCCTGCAGCAGATCCGCCTGCGCTTCGAGAGCCaggccggggagggggccggcTCCGCCGTGCGCCTGGCCGAgagcctggccctgcagctctccaGCGAGCCCCGGCTCAGCGAGATGTTCCACCGCCAGGAGTACGTGCTGGCCACGCTGCTCGACCCCCGCTTCAAGGGCAGGATGGATGCCATCCTGCCGCTGGGCTCCGACCTCGACCACTGGAAGCAGCTGCTGGTCCGGAAGGTCAAGGAGCTCCTGGCCTCACCCAGCGgctgcccttcctccccctggAACGCCCAGCCGGGCAAGGCCTTCTGCGTGGACAcggccctgcagcccctggaggcagagctggggccaggggagccCCATCAGGACAGGGGGCTGAGTGGGATGGGCTCTGCGGTGCCTCCACTGATCCAGAAGGAGAAGACGCTGACTGAGCACCTGGAGAGCGTGGGGCTGCTGGCCTCTGAGGGCCGTGGGGCCTCCCTCCCCACCGAGAGCCACTTGGCCTGTGTGATGGTGGAGAGGTATCTGCGCGACAACCAGACCATCGGGGCCCGGGAGGACCCGCTGGGGTACTGGGAGAAGCGGCACTGGCTGTGGCCGGCCTTGGCCAAGCTGGCCATGCTCTACCTGTCCTGCCCGCCCTCGGGGGCCTTCTCGGAGCGCATCTTCACTGCCCCAGACAGCCCCTTCTCCGAGAGGCGTCCCCCGCAGGAGGAGAGTGCGGAGCACCTCGTCTTTCTGAGAGCCAACCTGGGGAACTTCCCCGACTACCGCCCACCGCCCCTCATCTGCTCGGAGAACGACAGCGCGGGCAGCAgcagcggggaggaggggacccGGCCGGCTTAG